The Tripterygium wilfordii isolate XIE 37 chromosome 18, ASM1340144v1, whole genome shotgun sequence nucleotide sequence GTCGAACTCAGGACCTCTCGAGTTCATACAGTTTGAGGCTAGATAGATTCATCAAGtaggctatcacccaagtggttatcAAATTCTTTAATCCTTGATCAAATTCAATCATTGATGTTTAATCATTTAGATGACCATCTGCTTACTTTCACAACCACAAATCATCAACTCTTGATTTACAATTTGAGTTTCTAAGAAACCTATGTTATGAGTGATTAATTAGCTGAACACATCTCCAGAGTTGAATTATTTGTTTGGGATTAGGCTAGTAGAAGCTTTCTAACCATCTGTTACTGTTAAAAGTGCCCTATCTAATAAAACCAAGCAATGCACCAAAAGAAATTAtagcattattacattgttattatatatacaaacagattttaaaatgaaatgttattatatatacaaacaGATTTTAAAATGAAATGTTGTTAATTATACTACATTTTTCCCATTGTCATTCAAAGCCTAATATGGACTTCATGACAAGAAAATGCGAAGTTTGTTTTTCAATATTTGATCCgatgaatttatttattatttttttttccaattttgcatttcttttgttgatttgatttgcTTGAATAAAGTTAAAACAAATGTGCTTAATTTTAGAACAAATCAATTAATGTAATTCAAACAATTTGAGATTGGGTGTAGAAGGGTTGAGAAAGAAACATTCCCTAAATAGTTTTAATGAACACATTATTCAACCTAACATGGGAAAGGGGATAAAGTTTAATTTCAATTGAAATGTGAAAATGCGTATAAAATGTAGGTATAGTATGGCTAACTAAATTATTTAATCACATTATTAAGACATACATGATGCTTGATGACTGGAGGAGAAAtactataatatttatatacaaaaaTAAGGATGATATCAAAAGTTGTAAAGACGTATGGTTCTGAGTGTTGGACTATTAAGAGACAACATTTTCAAAAAATGCATACAGCATAAATGCAAATGTTTTGATGGATATTTGGCCACACGAGAGAAAATATAGtgagaaatgagattattaaatATAAGGTAGAAATAGCACCAACAGAAAAtaagttgcaaaaaaaaaatttaaaatgatataaaatatgtataacaTAGAGATAGTGATGCAACGATGACTTAAAGTACTAAACAAAGATCTGCCTATAGAATTCAAGACCCCTTCCTTATTACATTCCTTGACTACACGTAGTGTATCACCATTGATTCAATGACATAAACGAATACACGTAGTGCATCGCCATTGATTTTCTCACTAAATTTATGTAACCGACTCcaaatttttggaataaaaatcGAATATGAAGATTATCATTCAACCTAATACTTGTATATTAGAATTAAGACCTCAGGTATGATTATTGCTCATGCAACATTCGACGACAAGAAAACAGACAATACCACCTCAGGGTACGCGACAAAGTCTTACCAATCTTCATAATTCATGAAAATACCACCAAATGTAATCGAACCCAACTTCTGCATGAGAAAAAGAAAGGCAGCACATATGTGAAACCATTTCATCTAAAACTCAATTAGTCTATACAAGTATTCTAATGGAAAAACTACACATTAGGACAGCTGAAACCATCCATCAAAACCGTTGCTGAATTGACATTTTTATGTAAGTCAGAGAGTACAGTTGTTGATGCAAAATTCTCTGAAACAAACGATACGACCATTCGTCATCTATTCACTTTTCTGTACACTAATACCTACCACATTCGCTTGAGCAATCCGCATTGATTCCTTTGTTCTCCCATAATAGATTGGTTTACCACCTGCGAAAGTTATAAAATTCCAGCCAAAAGCTGATCCTCCAACCATATACGTCCCCTGAGTCACACCAGCTTCATGTTGCTGCTTCTCATCGACGATACTTGTATCAGAAGAATTATTCTCAGATGGTTTCGCAAAGACCTGGTCTTGCTGGGgctgaggatgttcttgggccTTCTGTGCAAACCCATTTGGCTGGCTTTCTGACGGACCATTACAACTTGCCATCGGCACTTTTCCTTCTGTCAATTGCTTGTACAGTTCCATCAGAAGCTTCACCTCTGCATATGCAAATCAGATGGTTGTAACCACGTGCATATCCCAGCACATATCAGATGTTTACCATATAACCAGCTAAGATGATGATCACACGGAAATATTAGTagcagtgttcttagaaaatcaATGGTCACAGAAAAAGTAATGGAAAGCAAACAGAGAACAGGAATCTAAGGTTTAATCTAATAGTTTTAACTAGTATTTTGAAGCCATATAAGGATCGGTTCCATGTGATGGCCTCAAAGTCATGTATATACCATTAAGCAACAGTAAGAGTCCAATATTGAACAAATAAGATAAAAGTGATGCCTAGTGAAAAGTATTTTACAAACCACCCAACTAGAGGGGCATTTTTGGATACACTGTGTTGTTAATGAAAGAGAAGACAGAAGAAAACAGTTTTTTAAGAGTCAAAATAAGGAACTTGAGACTTTAATCTGGCCTGCCAAGAGAGCAACCGCCCTGCACCcactcaaaacaaaaaaaataaaaataaaaatttgcaaTAGATATAATAGATGAACTTACGTTCTTGAATATCATGAGCTGCCTTGCAATTTTGAAAGTCTGGGGTCCGAAGCACCTACCAGAAAATATAATAGTTTTCAGGCCCTTTAAACATAATGTAAAATGCAATACAATCAAGTTGCACCAGAATGGAGAATACAGCATTCCAACTTCCAAGCATACTGTGCAGTTATTAGTACTATATGCAAAATCTAACAAAAACAAGCTATACCAACGCACTGAAACTGGATAATCACTAGATCATTCATGTCAACATTGAAAAAGAAGGCGTATCAGTTGGTGATTCATtataaactcccaccaaaagagggataaaagaaaaaacatgtaaaaacagGAAAAAGGGGCAACAAGAATACACCTTCAACCACTGCCATAGGTAGTATCAGCTCAGATGCCGCCAATCATCTATTGAGAGGTGAAGATTTATAAGGGAATACAAACATGTAGACCTATCCACAAACTACGCCACTATTTGTCAAACCATTAATAGAGTGCTTAAAATAAGAACAAATAATGGTGAATGATAATTTGCTTTTACTTCAAAAAATTGGTCCATGAGTAACGTACCATTCCCAATTCATGGCAATTTGATGCCATGCTAAAGTTAAGACGACAATACAGGATTTTCGGTAGAGAAACTTGTCTAGGAAAGAATGTACAATTAAGCAGTCATATTCAAGGCAAGTTGATTACAAAAATTCATTTCCTTTTTGACATTTTGACAAAAACTCACTTCTTTTCAGCCATTCCGTTCGTCAGCAATGAAGTAGACCTCTTATGCGTTTAGACTACCAAGTTCACCTTTACAATGGAGAGCATAGTCTACCATAACTTCCTAATAACAGGCCAGCGAATTATCAAATGACTAAAATCCTTGCCATTATTTTTACACCAACAGCACCGATTTGCAAGATACAAAACCTTCtttcataaaaataaacatCACTGCATCAATAGTAAGAAGGGCTTCCCAAACAAAGTATCAACAAGAACGCACTTAAGTCAGAAGAAAAGATCTATATGCAGCTTTCCAAGAAAATTCCTGCATACCATCATTATGTTCAGAGGCGGTAGACAATTTCACTGCAAGTCATTAATCAATTGCAATGGCACAATGTGCAGAACTTGCACTTCTAATCTTAATCTTTGTATCATACAAAATCTTCAAAAAAGCTCTCACAATGAAGAAACTCCCTACATTATGATTTACAAATCCCTCCACAAAGAACTCCATGTTCAACTCTTTAAGGATACTAATAGAAGCCATATGATTTTTCCAAGTAATAGTATACAAACCAGGAAACTCACTGTTATAGTTCTGTACATATATCAGGGATCAGGCCAATGCTATACCCTGCCATTTCACATGAATTAATTGTATCAGAGCACCAACTCCCCCAGCTATGTCCTTCAGTTTCTCTTGCATGGACTTTAAGCAAATAATAGGCGCCAAATGGGTATGGAAGACTTACAAGACCATAAAAGATGCAGTTGTTTCAAACTAACTCCTAGGAAAAATTGTTTCCCTATTCTAGATCATACCAACGAAAGATATTGTCCACCATGCAAGTTTAATCACCTTCCATTCATGGTCAGTTGAGAAGTACCAACTATGAAATAAGAAACTAGAACCTGGGTCCACAAGAAAGATATAGATCAGGTCTAAATGAGCTCAACCTCGACATCTATTCAAATCCATAACTTCAAACCCAAATTGCGGCGGATGAGATTATAATCAACATCATTACTAGTTTATGACCAGTAAATTAAATAGCAATCTATATACTTTAAAGGTTGGTTTGAAGAAGCACTTGGCATTGAGGTACAAGGTTCAAGAATTAGAATATTGTAATACGGAATCATTTAAGAAACGCCAAACCCATGTGCTTTTGCAGGATAAAACTTTTGTAGAAGAACCGTTTAGAGCCAACGGAAAATGTTTAAGGTAAATTCCACCTTCAAAATGCTAGGCTGTATAATTCGAACCACTTCTTCTAAACAGAGAGGGAAAAGAACATAAAATTACAGAGGAATGGCCTACTACAGAAACCCAAAACACAGAcacacaaaattaaaaaagcaTCAAACTTTCTCAGATGTTAATCTCTTAAGCCTACGCAATCTACATGGGCAAGAGATCAtgcgaaaaaaaaaagcaaaaacatAAACAACAATTGATCGATAAATATAACCCAATTGCAGCCATCAATTTTGAGATGCATAAACagaaacccacaaaaaaaaataaaaagcgaGAAGAAATTTGTATCCTAAAACTGGCACAATCTGTACCTCGACAAAGTGGGGACGAAGATCTCTAACAACAGCACGCATCTTGTACCAACTGGAGTCACTAATTTGGACATCACTGTCGAGTGGCCTCTTGTTGCTTCTAGGAGGTTGCGGAGGGAGCGTAGGAGTTGGGGCTGGGTTTGGGGTTAGATTTGGGATCTGTGTTTGCGTATTCTGCGCTGCTGCTGTTACTGGTTCACCCATTGATGGAATTTTCCTTTTGTCTTCACTATAATTTAATTTGTGTTTTAGATTtcgaataaaatttaaaatacttgAGAATTCAGAAGCGATCAATTTTCAATTCTCAgatatgttggaaattggaaaATAGCACATCGGTGGGTGGGTTAGCCACCCAAGATCTCAGATCCCTTAATGGGGCGGAGGGAgggtttattattttaaaatttagggTCACCCCACCCCGGCCCAATGTTTTTCATAAACCTTAAATTAAATGAcatattttaatataataatattgttgGATATCTTCTGCACCGAACATGAGATCCCACAATTGCGGCATTGGAGTATTGTGGTTGTAGATAATGAAATTACAGGTGTGTCAGGCTTTGCTGTCAGCGTAAAAGATTTGATAGGATTTTGCACCGAGTCTGACCTTTGTACCAAATGGATTATGtgcagttagagaacacaaagtTGCTGGCTCAAGTTTTGACTTCCgggaaaaggacttaaaattcgTGCAGTgtcaatatgaaaaaaaagaaaagaaatagaagaCTATCACCAGAATGAAAGAACTTCTAttgaatggaaatgaaaaaCGACATATTGCTGGAAtacatcaagaatttcattgaaaattgaTACATCTTGAGATGTAGGCGtgttttacaagctaaaataaagaCATAGCCACAGAGtctttgaaaaggaaaagacaaatctAAAAACTAGTTAGTCGGAGCCATGCTAAGTAAAGAGATAAGTGACCTGAGCCATGTCTAAGAAAgtaataaaggattgaagacgttGGGTCTGTGTTTGATGCGAGGTCTATTGTagattcttctttctcttcttttatagtATCAAGTGTTGGTCATTGTGATGtctcttctcctctttctctggTACTTACTTCACGAACTCTGTCATGGGGATCATGGTAACCACCTTGTGATTGCTTGCTTGAATGGCTGCGTTAATGGTCTTCAACTACAACTCTCTCCTACATATGAGGATCATGGTAACCTCTCTCTGGTTGTGCATCTTATTCAAAAAGGATGTGGACGCTCTTGGAGGTCGTGACATTATCCACTTTGCGGTTCTGCAGGCTTCATGCTTGAATATATGGGAACATGGCCAACATGCATGCAGCAGCATTCTGTTGATGCTTCTACACGAAAGATCATGTAAAAATGTGTTCTTCTCTGATGTGCAGGACGAACGTGACTTAGGCTTCGTGGTGTCGTGTTTTAGCTGAAAACATGCTAGAGAGAAGTTAGGAACGTTCAGTTAACAGAACTCGGTTTCTCCTGGACTCTCTTTGAGATAATCTTGCTGAAATCTCAGTTATCTCTCAATGAAGCAGTTTTGAAAAGAATAAATCTCTAAGACCAAAATTCCCTGATTTGTAACTTTTGGGACACTGAATTTCGGACATCCATGATTTTTGGGAACTATCTCCTAGACTTCAGGTCAGCAaccaattaaaaaatgaaaaataaacaaatgtaaatataaaaaatatcctACCTCCACCACGTGTCATCAGGAGATTGGTTGTCCTTTACAAGCTGTGAGGTTCATCTTGACACGTGTCAGCTAGCATGTGGAAATCAATTCCGatataaacaaatatataaaacacatataaatttatttagtATATAATTTTGAATGCAACATATATACTAGTATATGGAATAAACAACTTTAATGAGGGACGTACCGCCTCTCGTTCTCTATGTCTGGCCCCTCTCTCTCATCccactctctctctaaaattctCTCGACCTCTCCCTTAACAACACAACTTTAAGGCTATGTTTGGTTGGCTAGTTCTGATCAGAACGGAACGCtcaattcttgttctcaaaaaGATTCTTATGTTTGGTATGAAACAAAACAAGGGGACAGAACATTAAGACaacatttggtttgttttctgttttctattttctattttctatttttattttccatccctattttctatttctattttctaaaacCAGAAAACATGTTTGGCTTGaactaaaaaattattttttgttttccattgtGGCATATGCATCTCAGTTCTCAATTTATTTGCAGCAAGAACAAGCAGTTTGAAGCAGCATTGTAAAAATGTTAAGAAAGGGTGAGACTATActttgaaaatgaagaaaccCACCCTTGTCTATGATCACCAAACTGCCCAGCTTCAAAATCTTCCTAGGGAAAGTAGTAATGGAGTCCATTAAAAATCTACCCAATAACCCATTAATCTTGTGGTTTGTCTTCTTTTTAGCACTTTTGTCTACTCCTCTCTTGGCCTCCCTATTGTAGTTTGAATATCTGCTTCTTAAATTTTTGCAGTTTTCTTTCATACATGAACGCCAGCCTTAATGAGTTGTAAATGCTCAAACCATCTTTAGTGGTTTTTCCTCATGTTATCTTTGATCAGAGATACCCCTCGCATCGATTTCATattcttatttttgttattcCATTTAAAAAAACTCTAACCAAAATAATTGATACAAACAACAGAGGGGGAATTTCAACAAACACTTTGAGTGCAACTTTGTTAACATCATTGATacctctcaattgatcaatgAAAGCATCACAAAGGTTACAACACAAAGCCAAACCAACCAAGAGACGACTTACAATAAAAAGAATTGAGAACCAGGATGgagactttctttttttgtatatgACACCCCTGGATAAATTAATTAGACACTTAACACttgatttaaattttttagGGATATAGCACCTTGCCGCTGTTGAGAATAGCGGGACTGCCTTGTCTTTCTTATTGCCGCTATTGTAAACAACGGCATTGACAAAAATGTTAATGCCGCTGCTTGTAATAGCAGGATTACATTAGTGGTGCGCCACACACTGTACAGTACATGGCAAGCTTGTGAATCCACCTTCAAAGATACGGGTAATTTCCTCAATTGGTAGATTGCTGAATTTTGATAGACTGCAACTtctgatttcttttcttctctgcttTGATTCATAATATCGGATCTTAATTGACTATTCTGCTTGAGCATGCAGTTGGGATACTGCCACATTGATTGTGCTTCAGCATATGCCAACGAGGAGGTCGTGATTTTGATtccatacatacacacaccatctactattagattattgcttacATACATAAGTTGTCTTAGTGTTGTTCTTCTTTGTGATATTCGCCTGTTAAGGTGTTGAATGCAGTCAAAGACGTAAGAATGGATGTGAATTTCTGTGTGTGTTCATGATGTATTTTTGACATGTAGTACTGTGCGGGGACACGTGAGCGAGGTAGACTGTTTGGGAAGGAGAAATGTTGAATCTGGTGGCAAAAGTGAAGAGGGACATGATTTTGGCATGCATGACTTGTCCTCTCTGCAATAAACTCTTTAGAGATGCCACCACCATATCTGATTGGGTTCAAGAGTGTTATTGATGAGGAGGGTGACGATGTCAATGAGACTATTTTTTAGTATGGGAGGAGAATCGGGTCGAAGTCAGCAGTTTAGAGGAGAGGATACCACTCAGATGTCAATGAGACTGGTCATTTGCATTGTTTCGGGAGCTTTTTTTGTATATAGCACAACTAGACAAATTAATTGGACATATAACACCCACTTTCAATTTTTTAGGGATATAACACCATGCCGCTGTTGAGAACAACAACGTGATTTTGTCTTTAGCGAAGCCGCTGTTTAAAACAGCGGCACGTACTCTTCATGTTAATGTCGCTACTTGTAGTTGTGACATTACAATAAATAGCTCACACGTATGGAGACATTCAGATATGGTGGTGGCATCTCTAAAGAGTTTATTGCAGAGAGGACAAGTCATGCATGCCAAAATCATGTCCCTCTTCACTTTTGCCACCAGATTCAACAACTCACGAAAATAGAGAAATTTCACTCCACGAAATCTCTCAGAGAAGAATCTAGCATGTGCTCGTAGATCTACAAATCAACTGTCAAGGAGGTCTGGATCTAAAATTTCGAGTCAATTGGAATCTTGAGGTGGAAGAGAGTGAAAGGGGGAGATGGAGAGATTAGATGAGGAGAATACCGAATACGAAAACAAGGGAAATACAAATACGAAGACGAAGACGGAACAAATTCTTCTGTGTTTTCTATTTTAGAAAATgactttttattgttttctattttccagtcattttctatttctatgttttttaaaacagctaaccaaacatgttttctgagacaatttatgttttctagaaaatgaaaatagaaaacactTAAACCAAACGCACTCTCCGGAATTGCAGGTTCTGGCCTCTCCCTAAGGAATTGTGTATTCCGACCGGAACGGAACTTGTTTGCCAAGTTCAATTACAATTTTATCCCTCACATCTCTCATCTCTCCCCTCTGAATCTGTATCGTATCTCTCCCCTATCTCCAGCATCCCGCCCACTCCTCTCTCCCCCCACCTCCAGCTACATATTGCAAACCTCGACTGAGATTTCAGTCCAAAACTCCCATGGAGATTTCAACCCACTAAAGCCAGATCGACGAACTCAAAGTCCATGGTGGGGTGGTTGTTTCACAACTTCAGTGGTGGAGTAAatttgaagaaaaggaagatatggaagaataagtgtttttgtattcttaacatttatggaattacaaccctagtatatatagtaacaagatcatatgcatctccgcacttctagctatgttactgactaatgatatgtgaacacaattaatgactaatgaacacattcaaagttggcagccatcaaggttgaagattggcaaccatcaaagttgactaatgactaatgaacacattcaaagttggcagccatcaaggttgaaggttggcagccatcaaagttgactaatgacatccaatactccccctcaagctggagcaaGGATATTGATTGATCCAAGCTTGGAAAGTAACCAATGAAATTGAGCTGAAGAAAGAGCCTTAGTGaacatgtccgcaagttggtcttGACTTCGAGTATATTTGGTAGAAATTAACTGAGACTGAACTTTTTCGCGGACGTAATGACAATcgacttcaatatgtttggttctCTCATGAAATACTGGATTGGAGGCAATATGCATGGCGGCTTGATTATCGCAGCagagagtcattggttgaggatGAAGAAAACCAAGATCGACCAACAATGCCTTTAGCCAGATAAGTTCAGAAGCAGTGgaagccattgcacgatattcggcttcagcgctagaacgagcaaccacgaGCTGTTTTTTACTCTTCCACGAAACAAGATTGCCaccaacaaatatacaatagCCAGTAGTGGATTTACGATCAAGAGAGTTGCCGGCCCAATCAACGTCGGTGTAGCCGATTATTTGTGTATGACCATTGTTCTTCATAAGTAGACCACGACCAATAGACCCCTTCAAATATCTAAGAATTCGTTTAACAATTCCCATATGAACAATGGTTGGagagtgcataaattgactcacaatactGACTGCATGACTAATATCGGGTCGAGTAATGGTGAGGTAAATAAGCTTACCTACCAACCTTTGATAAATTTGAGGCGACCGAAGAGATTCACCATCTACAGCCAAGTTTAGTTTACTATCCAACGGTGTATTTGCAGGCTTGCAATCGAGCATGTCAACTTCACACAACAAATCTAACACATactttctttgattcaaaacaagACCTTTGTGAGATGTAGCCATTTCgattcccaaaaaatatttaaggaccCCAAGATCTTTAATGGCAAACTTTTGATGAAGAACTTTTTTAATATTGGAGATGGCTGCAATATTATCACCAGTAATAATAAggtcatcgacataaattaaAACTACTAATCGTACCCCATTCTTGAtgagaacaaacaaagagtgaTCAGCGTTACTCCTTTTGAACTCAAGTTCCTCAAGTACCATACTCAACTTGGCATACCAGGCACGGGGTGACTGTTTCAATCCATAGATGGATTTATGAAGCTTACAAACCAATTGTCGATTACTGCTTTGAGGGTGACCCGGCGGTAGTTTCATATAAACTTCCTCGAGGAGATTGCCATGTAAGAATGCGTTTTTCACGTCCATTTGAGATAAAGACCAGCCATGATTTATAGCAATCGATAGCAAAGTACGAACAGTTGTCATTTTTGCCACCGGTGCAAAAGTCTCCGTGTAGTCGACTCCATAAGTTTGGGTAAAgccttgtgcaaccaatcttGCCTTATGCCTTTCAATAGAACCATCggatttgaatttggttttgtatACCCAACGACTGCCGACAGCTTTCTTATTCTTTGGAAGTTGAACAATACTCCAAGTATGATTATCAGCTAGAGCCTGAAGCTCCTCTTGCATTGCCTTTTGCCAAACCTCTTTTTGATTAGCTTCAGAAAAGCTTTGAGGTTCAGTTTTGTCAAGGATGTTGCTAAGATAGGCTGCATGAGAAGAGGACAGTTTATGATAGCCAAGAACATTAGTGACTGGGTGTCTTACCGAGTATGACACATAGTCCTGAAGCTTTGATGGTGGTCGTCGGTCACGAGTAGGATTACGTCGAATAGACAGATCAGAATTTTGCATATCAGTTTCCACATTAGTCTCTAGAACCGACTCAGTGGGAGTTACTACGACTGGTGTTGGAGTGGATATTTGTTCACTGTCAGATGTTGCATGTGGATCAACAAAATCCACCCGTGGAACAATAGATAACCAATCATGAGACATATCCAGAGTTGGTAGTGGAATTAAAGTTGACTCCCCCTGACTTGAACTGCCACGAGACTGAGAATAATATGGAGTGTTTTCGTCGAACCTAACATCCCTTGTTACAATGAGCTTTTTAGAGATGGGATCATAACACTTGTATCCCTTCTTTGTAGATGAATATCCCAAGAAAACACACTTGGCTGCCCTTGGATCTAACTTGTCACGGTGAATTGCTTGAATATGCACATAACAAGTACACCCAAAGATTTTAAGATGAGATAAATTCGGCTGCTTTCCTGTCAACAACTCAGATggagaagtgaaattcaaaattctactAGGCAAGCGATTTATGAGATAAGTAGCGGTGAGTACACCTTGGGACCAAAATTGTTTGGGAACattcatttgaaacattagagatcttgttttctcaagcaagtcgcgattttttctttcagcaataccattttgttgtggagtaccaacacagctagtttgatgaatgatgccatgcatgctcaagtattgtgtcatgatatgagacatatattctgtgccattatctgaTCGAAGAATCTTAATTTTGGAAGAGAATTGAGTGTTGATCAGACtatgaaaatcttgaaaaacaCTAGCAAcctcactttttgatctcaagaGATACAACCAGGTGAATCTAgaaaagtcatcaacaaaggtGACAAAATATTTGTAACCATCAAAGGACTCAAGAACAGGACCCCAGACATCCGAATGTaccaattcaaataatttatttgaacgagaattagaagaaggaaatgataatcgtgtagattttgacaagtgacaaatgtcacaatcaactgaatttttattaatatttggaaAAATCTTTGCCAAAATTGACTCAGAGGGATGTGCTAGACGTTGATGCCATAATTTGTGTTTGGAAGCTAAACAGGCATTTACATGAAATCCCTTGTGAAAATCTTTGAGAAGATAATATAagccttgaaaaaaaaatccctcaCCAATCGTCTTCTTGGTGACCAAATCCTGGAATACAACATTGTGAGGAGAGAAAATAGCACAACAATTTAGTTGAGTTACGAGTTTGCCAACCgaaagaagttgaaaaggaaaagaaggaacacACAAAGCTGGTGATGCAATGTGCTTAGAAAGTAAGTTTACCTTTCCCTGTCCAACAACAGATACAGTATTACCATTAGCAACACATATTTGGGAAGGTGGAGATAAGAACTTAAACTCAAACAGATTTGTAGGATTATTTGTGATGTGATCAGTGGCACCTGAATCTAtgacccaaaaatcatgcacattaCTTAAATTCAGCGCAGTTGAGAAAGCTTTCAAAATACCTGATGTGTCATCAGTTGCACCATTTTTATCTTCAGATAGAAATCCagcaaattgaccaagtaagGCAGCTGACTTCCCATTGTTATCAGATTCACCTTGCTTTGCTTGAAGATAAGAAGCAAACTCATTAATAAGAGTTATTGGACTTGAGGAGAACCTTGACAATCCATCTCCAGCCATGGTTGTAACATGATTAGCCTTATATCCCGAAGGTTGAGTCCGTTTCTGAGGCATTTTCTCTCTCGGAAACTTAGGCTTCAATTCAGGATGAAGTACCCAACATCGGTCCACTGTATGACCAAGATTATGACAATGATTGCACTTCAACTCAGGTCTCTTTCCCTTGTAACTTCTTTCTTCAGATCGTTTATGATTGAACATATATGCTCGGGCTTCAGATACCTCAGTTTTGAGGTTACAATTCATGACCTTTCTTCGGACTTCTTCCCGTTGAATAGTAGCACAAACACTCCCTAGAGAAGGAAGCTCAGAATTCATAAGTATATGACTACGAAGATCTTCGTAATCGGGAGCAAGATTAGCCAAAAGCTGAAATATTTTATCCTCTTCAGCCCGTTTTAGCAAGACAGCAGAATCAGTAGTATGTGGACGATAAACAGACAACT carries:
- the LOC119983587 gene encoding uncharacterized protein LOC119983587, producing the protein MGEPVTAAAQNTQTQIPNLTPNPAPTPTLPPQPPRSNKRPLDSDVQISDSSWYKMRAVVRDLRPHFVEVLRTPDFQNCKAAHDIQEQVKLLMELYKQLTEGKVPMASCNGPSESQPNGFAQKAQEHPQPQQDQVFAKPSENNSSDTSIVDEKQQHEAGVTQGTYMVGGSAFGWNFITFAGGKPIYYGRTKESMRIAQANVVGISVQKSE